In one window of Verrucomicrobiota bacterium DNA:
- the nadD gene encoding nicotinate (nicotinamide) nucleotide adenylyltransferase: MNDIAKKKRICLYGGTFDPIHMGHLLIAEDALLHADLDEVIFLPAYSAPLRSEEPSTPASERLAMVRLAVEGFEKFTVDDYEVRQGKRMFTIDTVAHFAKRLPDAKLFFLIGFDQLKQLDDWRGVEELKKTVTFLCAQRGDETPVSYDHSAVSLLPPRRIDISATEIRDRVAKRESVRSLLPQAVADYLEKKRLYRRG, translated from the coding sequence ATGAACGACATCGCGAAGAAAAAGCGAATCTGTCTCTACGGAGGAACGTTTGACCCGATTCACATGGGTCACCTCCTCATTGCTGAGGATGCGCTCCTTCACGCGGATCTGGACGAGGTGATCTTTTTGCCCGCTTACTCCGCCCCCCTTCGTAGTGAAGAACCATCGACGCCAGCTTCAGAGCGTCTGGCTATGGTGCGGTTGGCGGTAGAGGGTTTTGAAAAGTTCACGGTTGATGACTATGAGGTCCGCCAAGGAAAGCGGATGTTTACCATCGATACGGTTGCCCATTTCGCGAAGCGCCTTCCCGATGCGAAACTCTTTTTCCTGATTGGGTTCGATCAGTTGAAGCAACTGGATGACTGGAGAGGAGTCGAAGAACTCAAAAAGACGGTGACTTTTCTGTGTGCCCAACGCGGCGACGAAACACCTGTGTCGTATGACCACTCCGCTGTCTCTCTGCTTCCACCACGCCGAATCGACATTAGCGCCACTGAGATCAGGGACAGGGTAGCGAAGCGAGAATCCGTTCGGTCGCTTCTTCCCCAAGCGGTGGCCGACTACCTAGAGAAGAAGCGTCTCTACCGTCGTGGCTGA
- a CDS encoding heavy metal translocating P-type ATPase metal-binding domain-containing protein: protein MAETRYCKHCGSPIPPDLPGDFCCAGCAHVHQLIEDRGLDRFYTLRGKTIEPVSPAALRPANFEWLESAASAAEKEGESAHLTLDLKGISCIGCVWMLEELFRRREGGRRFSVNPQTGRADLEWKPGVFSPADFAEEILRFGYRLAPAHQVGHSESGPLLSRLGVCGFLALNTMLFTLPGYLGMDEDFAFAELFDLLALLFATISFGVGGLWFVARAWDAAKMGVLHIDLPIAIGVSAAWAGSIIGWLVDRENLVYFDFVAIFLFLMLAGRWLQERSIEKNRALAQSTDLANLTYSPTSGNERLAASQFKPGLEYSVEPGTTLPVLSRLEKESASFSLENMNGEADAVLFSKGSRIPSGAILTSGQAVQLTALEPWKDSLLQRLTSESAEPARNLLLEKVLAVYTAVVIAIAILGGTAWAVFAEPFSGLQVAISVLVVSCPCSLGIAWPLINDISAVKLRKRGVYLREVSLWARLPRLTDVVFDKTGTLTLENPRLANPEVLESLSPKEKSILLALVETSFHPVGRSLREELIQRGVRPETLAALTETPGAGVAGKTETEEWTLGKSGWKTDAIPDQTNETVFSKDGVAIASFTFTDSIRSGAAAELTYLLNQGFRLAILSGDLQEKVDRLAATLPIPPERALGKLDPGEKAAWIEKNAKSSTLMIGDGANDALAFSKALCRGTPLLDKGLLESRSDFFFTGRDLSGIRVLFETAKRRSRLLRQVFTFAVIYNIAAIALCLAGWMNPLLAAILMPTSALLTLARAAQMRKS from the coding sequence GTGGCTGAAACCCGCTACTGCAAACACTGCGGTTCTCCGATTCCTCCGGATTTACCGGGTGATTTCTGCTGCGCTGGCTGTGCTCACGTCCATCAACTCATTGAGGACCGTGGACTGGACCGCTTCTACACGCTGCGCGGAAAGACCATTGAACCGGTTTCACCCGCTGCTCTGCGTCCGGCAAATTTCGAGTGGCTGGAATCTGCCGCATCCGCAGCGGAAAAGGAGGGCGAATCGGCCCACCTAACTCTGGATTTGAAGGGGATCTCCTGCATTGGCTGTGTTTGGATGTTGGAGGAACTGTTCCGTCGCCGGGAAGGCGGGCGAAGATTTTCGGTAAATCCCCAAACCGGAAGAGCGGACCTTGAATGGAAACCGGGAGTCTTTTCACCAGCCGATTTCGCCGAGGAGATCCTTCGCTTTGGCTACCGGCTGGCACCCGCACATCAAGTCGGCCACTCCGAATCGGGTCCGCTTTTGAGTCGACTGGGAGTTTGTGGCTTCCTCGCGCTCAACACGATGCTCTTCACCCTGCCCGGCTATCTCGGAATGGACGAGGATTTTGCCTTTGCGGAGCTGTTCGATCTACTCGCCCTCCTTTTTGCCACGATCAGCTTTGGAGTTGGCGGACTCTGGTTCGTCGCTCGGGCGTGGGATGCTGCAAAAATGGGTGTTCTCCATATCGACCTGCCTATTGCCATTGGCGTCTCTGCCGCGTGGGCCGGTTCGATAATCGGCTGGCTAGTCGATCGGGAGAATCTCGTGTATTTCGACTTCGTCGCGATCTTTCTCTTTCTCATGCTGGCAGGCCGATGGCTGCAGGAGAGGTCGATCGAGAAGAACCGGGCCCTCGCGCAATCGACCGATCTCGCCAACCTGACCTACAGCCCGACCAGCGGTAACGAAAGGCTCGCAGCCTCGCAGTTCAAACCAGGACTGGAGTATTCGGTCGAACCCGGAACCACCCTACCCGTCCTCTCCCGGCTGGAAAAAGAAAGTGCGTCATTCAGCCTGGAAAACATGAATGGCGAGGCCGACGCAGTTCTGTTTTCAAAGGGGTCCCGCATTCCCTCCGGCGCAATTCTCACCAGCGGCCAAGCCGTGCAACTGACGGCTCTGGAGCCGTGGAAAGACTCGCTTCTTCAACGCCTAACTTCCGAGTCAGCCGAGCCAGCCCGAAACCTTCTCCTCGAAAAGGTGCTAGCGGTCTACACCGCCGTTGTCATTGCAATCGCAATACTGGGTGGAACGGCTTGGGCCGTCTTTGCCGAACCGTTTTCGGGTCTTCAAGTGGCGATCTCCGTTCTCGTGGTCTCCTGCCCCTGCTCACTCGGGATCGCCTGGCCGCTGATCAACGACATTTCCGCAGTAAAACTACGGAAACGTGGAGTTTACTTGAGAGAAGTCAGTCTCTGGGCACGACTGCCTCGCCTTACGGATGTCGTTTTTGACAAAACCGGCACCCTTACCCTCGAAAACCCAAGACTTGCGAACCCGGAAGTTCTCGAATCTCTCTCACCCAAAGAAAAATCGATTCTACTCGCTCTGGTCGAAACCAGCTTTCATCCGGTCGGCCGAAGCCTGCGCGAGGAATTGATTCAGCGAGGCGTGCGCCCGGAAACCCTTGCCGCACTCACTGAAACCCCTGGAGCAGGAGTTGCAGGAAAAACCGAGACGGAAGAATGGACTTTAGGGAAATCCGGATGGAAGACGGATGCAATCCCGGACCAAACGAACGAAACCGTCTTTTCAAAAGACGGCGTCGCAATTGCCTCATTCACCTTCACTGACTCGATCCGCAGCGGTGCAGCCGCCGAACTGACCTATCTACTGAACCAGGGCTTTCGCCTCGCAATCCTTAGCGGTGACCTGCAGGAGAAGGTGGATCGACTCGCAGCCACTCTTCCCATCCCACCAGAACGTGCGCTCGGAAAACTGGATCCAGGGGAGAAAGCCGCTTGGATCGAAAAGAACGCAAAGTCGTCCACGCTCATGATTGGAGACGGGGCCAACGATGCGCTTGCTTTTTCGAAAGCGCTTTGTCGGGGAACACCGCTTCTTGACAAAGGACTGCTCGAATCCCGAAGTGACTTTTTCTTCACTGGAAGAGATCTATCCGGAATCCGGGTGCTGTTTGAGACCGCAAAAAGGCGCTCTCGGCTTTTGCGACAGGTCTTTACCTTTGCCGTAATCTACAACATCGCCGCGATTGCCCTCTGTCTTGCGGGTTGGATGAACCCGCTCCTCGCGGCCATCCTTATGCCGACCAGTGCGTTGCTGACGCTGGCACGGGCGGCGCAGATGCGGAAGAGTTAG
- a CDS encoding ribonucleoside-diphosphate reductase subunit alpha → MISRITFEEDKELKRFASAPVEDKPRFDWRALVTENGELRPAVKIKDGSELKDFRVSDIAEWVGEALTNLLLSRREEEIFTDKNKDFVALVAKEVADRLQIQSDAGRKLALSANDISLLVEKALIEHEAHDVAKSFVFSRIAGASDGAHDGEGGSAEEIARLRLIRRNGQVVPWNRNKIEIAIRKAFLSLELDSEAAIGVSRAVTERVLTLGNAFVHIEDVQDIVQEELMRQGQFKAAESYILYRAYRARQRVEDSKASEADEKQDAMIVVRKENGDSFFWDGVDLRKRIEFARIGLELGMTSEEIEAELRRSVYAEMKEADLKRTIILNAKSMIEFDADFARFAGRILLTYIYEEVLPWDIVKDGVASLKDAHIKGFRRYLKRGVEIDRLNPKLLAYDLTTLSAALDPSADLDFDYLGVQTLYDRYLIIDKKAEVQARMETPQFFWMRVAMGLFIGEKEDRESKIISLYGLYKSRRFCSSTPTLFNSGTLHSQLSSCYLYKVDDSIESIMHRGIAENAFLSKWAGGLGGSWTAVRGTGSYIKGTNGESQGVIPFLKLHNDQLVAVNQGGKRRGSGCAYLETWHNDLFDFLELRKNVGDDRRRTHDMNTANWIPDLFMKRMEDRGDWTFFQSNDVPDLHDLFGRAFEERYVQYERKAEAGEIEGTKVPAIEVWKRMLKMLFETGHPWITFKDPCNIRSPQDHAGVIHSSNLCTEITLNTGADETAVCNLGSVVLDSHLDDQGNLDHEKLRSTIQIAVRALDNVIDINFYPTEAAKTSNNRHRPIGLGVMGLQNALFKRGQPFESAEAVEFNDEFMEAIAFYAYEASSDLAEERGTYSSYSGSKWDRGLLPQDTLEILEDERGIPLDIPHGGKMNWAPVREKIAKQGMRNSNVLAIAPTATISNIMGTSPCIEPTYKNLFVKSNLSGDFVVLNGSLVRDLKKRGLWTKETRDELKYFDGELASVKNIPDDLQVLYKTAFEIPFEAFIDAAARRQKWIDQAQSVNLFLATPDLKTLSHMYRAAWRKGLKTTYYLRSLGASNIEKATVSVKKEVRGHAGKKEYTEEEVKACSLEAMRNGEECEACQ, encoded by the coding sequence ATGATCTCCCGTATCACCTTCGAAGAAGACAAGGAATTGAAGCGCTTCGCCAGTGCTCCCGTTGAGGATAAGCCTCGGTTCGATTGGCGGGCATTAGTCACTGAGAACGGTGAGTTGCGACCAGCGGTCAAGATCAAGGATGGGTCTGAGCTCAAGGATTTCCGGGTCTCGGATATCGCGGAATGGGTGGGGGAGGCACTGACCAATCTTCTCTTGTCCCGTCGTGAAGAGGAGATCTTCACGGACAAGAACAAAGACTTTGTGGCTCTCGTCGCAAAGGAGGTGGCCGACCGCCTGCAGATCCAGTCGGATGCCGGAAGGAAGCTGGCGCTTTCGGCGAACGACATTTCGTTGTTGGTCGAAAAAGCCCTGATCGAACACGAGGCCCACGATGTTGCCAAGAGTTTCGTCTTTTCGCGAATCGCCGGGGCCTCCGATGGTGCTCACGACGGAGAGGGTGGTTCGGCAGAGGAAATTGCCCGACTCCGACTCATCCGCCGAAACGGTCAAGTCGTCCCTTGGAACCGGAACAAGATTGAAATCGCGATCCGCAAGGCCTTTCTTTCACTAGAGCTGGATTCAGAGGCTGCGATCGGGGTTTCCCGAGCAGTCACCGAAAGAGTCCTCACCCTTGGCAACGCCTTCGTTCACATCGAAGACGTCCAGGACATCGTGCAGGAGGAGTTGATGAGGCAGGGCCAATTCAAGGCCGCCGAATCCTATATTCTCTACCGGGCCTACCGCGCCCGCCAACGGGTGGAGGACAGCAAGGCCAGTGAAGCCGACGAGAAACAGGATGCGATGATCGTCGTCCGAAAGGAGAACGGGGATTCGTTCTTCTGGGATGGGGTGGATCTCCGCAAGCGGATCGAGTTCGCCCGGATTGGTTTGGAGCTCGGCATGACTTCGGAGGAAATTGAGGCGGAGCTACGGAGGTCCGTTTACGCCGAGATGAAGGAGGCCGACCTGAAACGGACGATCATCCTCAATGCGAAATCGATGATCGAGTTCGACGCTGACTTTGCCCGTTTCGCCGGACGAATCCTCCTCACATATATCTATGAAGAGGTTTTACCGTGGGACATTGTCAAGGATGGGGTCGCCTCGTTGAAGGACGCTCACATCAAGGGATTCCGGCGTTACCTCAAGAGGGGAGTCGAGATTGACCGGCTGAATCCAAAACTCCTCGCCTACGACCTGACCACCCTCTCTGCCGCTCTCGACCCCTCGGCGGACCTCGATTTTGACTACCTTGGCGTGCAAACCCTCTACGACCGCTACCTGATCATCGACAAAAAGGCAGAGGTGCAGGCGCGGATGGAGACTCCGCAGTTTTTCTGGATGCGGGTCGCCATGGGCCTCTTCATTGGTGAGAAGGAAGACCGCGAGTCGAAAATCATTTCCCTCTACGGGCTCTACAAGAGCCGCCGCTTCTGCTCGTCGACTCCGACCCTCTTCAACTCCGGGACTCTCCACTCCCAGCTATCGTCCTGCTATCTCTACAAGGTGGACGATAGCATCGAGTCCATCATGCACCGCGGTATCGCTGAAAACGCTTTTCTTTCCAAGTGGGCAGGGGGTCTCGGGGGTAGTTGGACAGCGGTTCGTGGGACCGGTAGCTACATCAAGGGGACGAATGGGGAGAGCCAGGGAGTCATTCCCTTCCTCAAGCTCCACAACGACCAACTGGTAGCGGTCAATCAGGGGGGCAAGCGCCGCGGTTCCGGCTGCGCCTACCTCGAAACCTGGCACAACGATCTTTTCGACTTCCTCGAGTTGAGGAAAAATGTGGGCGACGACCGCCGCCGGACCCACGACATGAACACCGCCAATTGGATCCCGGACCTCTTCATGAAGCGAATGGAGGACCGCGGGGATTGGACTTTCTTCCAGTCGAACGACGTGCCGGACCTTCATGATCTGTTTGGACGGGCCTTCGAAGAGCGCTACGTGCAATACGAGCGCAAGGCAGAGGCGGGCGAGATTGAGGGGACCAAGGTTCCGGCGATCGAGGTGTGGAAGCGCATGCTCAAGATGCTCTTCGAGACCGGGCATCCTTGGATCACCTTCAAGGATCCCTGCAACATCCGCAGCCCGCAGGATCACGCCGGAGTCATTCACTCCAGCAACCTTTGCACTGAAATTACCCTCAACACCGGCGCGGATGAAACGGCCGTCTGTAACCTCGGTTCAGTCGTTCTCGATTCTCATCTCGACGATCAGGGGAACCTCGACCACGAGAAGCTTCGTTCCACGATCCAAATCGCAGTCCGCGCTCTCGACAACGTCATCGACATCAACTTCTACCCGACGGAAGCCGCGAAAACTTCGAACAATCGCCACCGCCCGATCGGCTTGGGCGTCATGGGGCTACAGAACGCCCTTTTCAAAAGAGGACAGCCGTTCGAGTCCGCCGAAGCGGTTGAGTTCAACGACGAGTTTATGGAGGCCATTGCCTTCTACGCCTACGAAGCATCGAGTGACTTGGCCGAAGAGCGGGGCACTTACTCCAGCTACTCGGGTTCCAAGTGGGATCGAGGTTTATTGCCGCAGGATACCTTGGAAATTTTAGAAGATGAACGCGGCATCCCTCTCGATATCCCTCACGGCGGAAAAATGAACTGGGCTCCCGTCCGCGAGAAAATCGCCAAGCAGGGCATGCGGAACAGCAACGTTCTGGCGATTGCCCCCACGGCAACCATCTCGAACATTATGGGAACTTCCCCCTGCATCGAGCCGACCTACAAGAATCTCTTCGTAAAGAGTAATCTCTCGGGCGACTTTGTAGTGCTCAACGGGTCTTTGGTCCGCGACTTGAAGAAGCGGGGCCTCTGGACAAAGGAAACCCGCGACGAGCTGAAGTATTTCGACGGCGAACTGGCTTCGGTGAAGAACATCCCGGACGACCTGCAGGTGCTCTACAAGACCGCCTTTGAGATTCCCTTCGAAGCGTTCATCGATGCGGCGGCCCGGCGGCAGAAGTGGATCGACCAAGCGCAGTCGGTGAACCTCTTCCTCGCCACTCCCGACCTCAAGACCCTCTCGCACATGTATCGTGCGGCATGGCGAAAGGGTCTCAAGACGACCTACTACCTCCGCTCGCTGGGTGCCTCGAACATCGAGAAGGCAACCGTAAGCGTGAAGAAGGAAGTCCGCGGTCACGCCGGAAAGAAGGAATACACCGAGGAAGAGGTAAAGGCCTGCAGCCTCGAAGCGATGCGCAACGGCGAAGAGTGCGAGGCTTGCCAGTGA
- the ruvB gene encoding Holliday junction branch migration DNA helicase RuvB codes for MAEIPPGPNGAEFLRAASREEPQEQANRLRPGDFSAFTGQRKTVERLQVMARAARGRGESLNHVLLSGPPGLGKTTLAHILGAEMDVAVRVISGPVIDKPSDLAGVLTSLEDGEILFIDEIHRIPKTVEEYLYTAIEDFYIDILIDQGPNARTVRLSLPKFCLVGATTRVGLLTAPLRNRFTLQSRLEYYNQLDLLTIAKRSCSLLELEAETDGLKELAGRARGTPRILNNLILFARDFAQERSDGTLDRKTAAAALDLLEIDANGLDEMDKRLLRFMGENYNGGPVGLKSLAVGVGEEVQTLEDVHEPFLIQEGYLQRTAQGRVLTAKGWQTVGLPMPKDGQGSLFG; via the coding sequence ATGGCTGAGATCCCCCCCGGCCCGAACGGCGCCGAATTCCTGCGGGCGGCGAGTCGCGAAGAGCCGCAGGAACAAGCGAACCGTTTGCGACCGGGGGATTTTTCTGCCTTCACCGGGCAGCGAAAAACGGTGGAGCGACTACAGGTGATGGCCCGTGCGGCCAGAGGACGCGGCGAGTCGCTCAACCACGTCTTGCTCAGTGGTCCTCCGGGGTTAGGAAAAACGACCCTCGCCCACATCCTTGGCGCGGAGATGGACGTCGCCGTCCGGGTCATCTCCGGCCCGGTCATCGACAAGCCCAGTGATCTCGCCGGAGTGCTCACCTCGTTGGAAGATGGAGAAATTCTCTTTATCGACGAAATTCATCGGATCCCGAAAACGGTCGAGGAGTATCTCTACACTGCGATCGAGGATTTCTACATCGACATCCTGATCGATCAGGGGCCCAACGCCCGAACCGTGCGACTCTCCCTGCCCAAGTTCTGCTTGGTCGGAGCAACCACGCGGGTAGGACTCCTGACTGCCCCCCTGCGGAACCGCTTCACCCTCCAATCGCGGCTCGAATACTACAACCAGTTGGATCTCCTCACCATCGCCAAACGCTCCTGTAGCCTTCTGGAGCTAGAGGCCGAAACGGACGGTTTAAAGGAGCTGGCCGGTCGGGCCCGTGGAACCCCACGCATCCTCAACAACCTCATCCTCTTCGCCCGCGACTTCGCCCAGGAACGCTCCGACGGAACGCTTGACCGCAAAACCGCCGCTGCCGCCTTGGATCTGCTCGAGATCGACGCCAACGGCCTCGATGAAATGGACAAACGCCTCCTACGCTTCATGGGTGAGAACTATAACGGCGGCCCGGTGGGCCTAAAGTCACTGGCCGTAGGAGTAGGGGAGGAAGTCCAAACGTTAGAAGACGTCCACGAACCCTTCCTCATCCAGGAAGGCTATCTCCAACGCACCGCCCAAGGAAGAGTCCTCACCGCCAAAGGCTGGCAAACCGTAGGCCTCCCCATGCCAAAAGACGGCCAAGGGTCACTGTTCGGATAA